The following is a genomic window from Anopheles aquasalis chromosome 3, idAnoAquaMG_Q_19, whole genome shotgun sequence.
CCAGCTCGTCAAAGAACAGCACGCAGGGCGAAGCGGAGCGTGCCTTGTCGAAGATATCGCGCACGTTCGCTTCCGACTCGCCGAACCACATGGTCAGCAGTTCCGGTCCCTTCACGGAGATAAAGTTCGCCTGACACTCGTTGGCAATTGCCTTGGCCAGCAGCGTCTTACCGCATCCGGGCGGTCCGTAGAACAGGACACCGCGCGATGGCTGCATGCCGAACTTCAGGAACTTATCCGGATGCTCGACCGGGTACTGcaccagctcctgcagctcgCGCTTCACGTTCTCCAGGCCACCGATATCGGTCCAGGTTGTGTTCGGTACCTCGACGACGGTTTCGCGCAGTGCCGAGGGGCTCGATTTCGTCATCGCGTAGCGGAAGTTCTCCATCGAGACGGCCAACGAGTTCAGCACCTCCGCGTCGATCTGATCGTCCTCCAGATCGATCAGGTCCATCTTTTCACGGATCTGCTGCAGGGCGGCCTCGGAGCAGAGCGATGCAAGATCGGCACCAACGTGTCCGTGCGATTCGGCAGCAATCTGCTCCAGATCGACGTCATCGGCCAGCTTCATGTTTTTCGTGTGAATACGCAGTACCTCCAGGCGGCCAGTGGCATCGGGAATGCCAATATCGATCTCCCGATCGAACCGCCCGAAGCGACGCAGTGCCGGATCGATGGAGTTGGGGCGATTGGTAGCcgccatcacgatcacgtgcGAGCTCTTCTTCATGCCGTCCATCAGCGTCAGCAGCTGCGACACGATGCGCCGTTCGACCTCACCGTGTGTCTTCTCACGCTTCGGTGCGATCGCATCGATCTCGTCGATAAAGATGATGGCGGGCGAGTTCTTCTCCGCCTCCTCGAACGCCTTCCGTAGATTCGACTCCGATTCGCCGGCCAGCTTAGACATGATTTCCGGTCCGTtgatgaggaagaagaaagctcCGGTTTCGTTAGCGACAGCACGGGCAATCAGCGTTTTACCGGTACCGGGTGGTCCGTACATGAGGATACCGCGCGGTGGCTTCACACCGATTGCCTTGAAGAGCGAGGGATGGCGCAGTGGTAACTCCACCATCTCCTTGATTTGCGCCAGCTGCTTTCGGCACCCACCGATATCGTCGTACCCGACGGCGTTCAacgtttcctcttcctcctcgcgCTTGATCGGACTGCCATCACAGTGGATCACCGTCTCCGGTGCCACGATACAGTACGGTTCCGGATCCGCTCCGACCACCTTGAACTCGACCGCCCGCATTCCACCGCGCACAATGAACGTGTCATCCTTGTGGATCGGCCGGTACGCCTCGAGGAAGTACGGCTTCAGATAGACGTCGAACATGTTACCGGTCAGCCCCTCGACCGTGTCATCGATTGGCAGAATGTGCACTCGCTTGCCGTATTTGACGTCCGGGCAGGACTGGATCGATACCACGTCACCGAGCCACACGCGCAGATTGTTGCGCACCACGCGGTTCATGCGGATCTTCTCGTCCGGACAGTTTTCGTCCGACAGCACAATGCACACGGTTTCCTTGCGCCGCTTGCCTTTCAGCAGAACCGTATCACCCCGGAACAGCTCCAGTTCGTCCATCTTGGCCTACAAGCAGAAAC
Proteins encoded in this region:
- the LOC126579277 gene encoding transitional endoplasmic reticulum ATPase TER94 is translated as MADSKNDDLATAILKRKDRPNRLIVDEAANDDNSVISLSQAKMDELELFRGDTVLLKGKRRKETVCIVLSDENCPDEKIRMNRVVRNNLRVWLGDVVSIQSCPDVKYGKRVHILPIDDTVEGLTGNMFDVYLKPYFLEAYRPIHKDDTFIVRGGMRAVEFKVVGADPEPYCIVAPETVIHCDGSPIKREEEEETLNAVGYDDIGGCRKQLAQIKEMVELPLRHPSLFKAIGVKPPRGILMYGPPGTGKTLIARAVANETGAFFFLINGPEIMSKLAGESESNLRKAFEEAEKNSPAIIFIDEIDAIAPKREKTHGEVERRIVSQLLTLMDGMKKSSHVIVMAATNRPNSIDPALRRFGRFDREIDIGIPDATGRLEVLRIHTKNMKLADDVDLEQIAAESHGHVGADLASLCSEAALQQIREKMDLIDLEDDQIDAEVLNSLAVSMENFRYAMTKSSPSALRETVVEVPNTTWTDIGGLENVKRELQELVQYPVEHPDKFLKFGMQPSRGVLFYGPPGCGKTLLAKAIANECQANFISVKGPELLTMWFGESEANVRDIFDKARSASPCVLFFDELDSIAKSRGGNVGDAGGAADRVINQILTEMDGMGAKKNVFIIGATNRPDIIDPAILRPGRLDQLIYIPLPDDKSREAILKANLRKSPVAEDVDLNYVAKVTQGFSGADLTEICQRACKLAIRQAIESEIRRERDRAANQSSAMDMDEEDPVPEITRDHFEEAMKFARRSVSDNDIRKYEMFAQTLQQSRGFGTNFRFPSGQGNSSTQGQGSSSGQPASNNPGDNGDDDLYS